The Thermococcus eurythermalis genomic sequence GCGGAGAGAATATGCGGAATCTGCGGCTATCAGCACTCGGTCAGCTACGCAATGGCGGTTGAGCGCCTGGCCGATGTGGAGATTCCAGACAGGGCGCGCTACATAAGGACCCTGTTGCTTGAGCTGGAGAGGATTCACAACCACCTGCTCTGGGTCGGCATTGCCGCTCACCTCGTCGGCTACGACACGGGCTTCATGCACGCGTGGAGAATTCGTGAGCCAGTCATGTGGCTCGTTGAGAGGCTCACAGGAAACAGGAAGCAGTACGGAATGAACATCGTAGGTGGCGTCAGGAGAGACCTCCTGGACTACCGCAAGGAGGAAGTCCTGAAGGTCGTCAAGCAGATACGTGAGGAGACCAAGAAGTTCATCGACATCGCTCTAAACACCAACACGTTCATCAAGCGCGCCGAGGGGGTTGGAATCCTGCCCTACAAGGTTGCCAAGGCCTACTCCGTCCTCGGGCCTACTGCAAGGGCCAGCGGAAGGAGGATTGACACGAGGCTCGACCAGGCGACGAAAACAGCAACAGCCTACAACGAGGTTGACTTCAAGGTTCCGGTTTACAAAGAGGGCGACGTTTTGGCCAGGGTTCTCGTCAGGATGGACGAGCTCTTCGAGAGCATCTGGATTGTTGAGCAGCTCATAGACCAGATGCCGGGTGGCGACATATTCACGCCGATAGGAAGCCTGCCCGAGTACGAAGAAGCTTTGGGCTTCACCGAGGCCCACCGCGGTGAGGTCGTCCACTACGTCATGACCGGCGAGAAGAACAAGGTCTACCGCTGGAAGGTTAGGGCTCCGACCTACAACAACCTGCCCGCCGTGCCGGAGATGCTCAGGGGCTACCACGTTGCAGACGCACCGCTCATCATAGCGAGCATTGACCCGTGCTACTCCTGTACCGAGAGGGTTCAGTTCGTTGACGTGGAGACGGGCAAGGTGAAGGTTCTGACCGAGGCCGAGTTCAACGAGCTCTCAATCAAGTACAGGGGGGTGTTCTGATGGCCGAGAGCCTCTCCTACACCGAGAAGCTCAAGAAGTGGAACAGGATGGAGGCAGGGAAGTTCAGCGAAAAGGCCCCGGTCACCACCCTTTATCCTTTTGTTGAGGTTGAGAAGCCACCCGAGTACAGGGGAATCCCGCACATCAACCCCGAGAAGTGCATAGGTTGTGGAGCCTGCGTCAACGCCTGCCCGCCCGATGCCCTAATCCTTGAGTGGGACAAAAAGAGGGGCGTTAAGAGGCTCACCTTCAACGCGGCTCGCTGTATAAGGTGCCACCGCTGTGTTGAGGTCTGCCCGACTGGAGCCATGGAACCGACTAACATCTTCGAGATAGCTACCGACAACAAGGAGGACCTCGTTGAAGTAGTGGAGCACAAGCTGGCCTACTGCGAGGAGTGCGGTGAGTACCTCGACTTCACCGAGAGGCAGATTGAGTACGTTAAGGCGATTCTGCCCAAGGAAATCCTCGACATGTACGCGCTCGAAGATAGGATTGGCCTGACCCAGGAAGCAAAGATGCGCAAGACCGTCGAGAAGCTGAGGGAAACCGAGGGCAACGCATATCCAGCGTTCATACTCGTAAAGAAGGGAGGTGAGGAGTGATGGGAAGAAGGCTCAAGTCCGTCTGGGTCTATCACGTTGATGCGGGCTCATGTAACGGCTGTGACATCGAGGTGCTCGATGTGCTCAGCCCCTACTACGACCTCGAGAGGCTCGGTGTCAAGGTCGTCCCCAACCCGAGGCACGCGGATGCGCTCTTCATCACCGGCCCGCTCACGAGGCAGACGAGGATAATGCTCAAGAAGGCCTACGAGGCCATGCCGCCGAAGCCGAGGATAGTGGTCGCGATAGGGACGTGCGCCTCGAGCGGTGGAATCTTCTACAACAGCTACGCCCTCTACAACACCTCTCCCCAGCGCGGAAGGGACAGGCTCAGGAGCGGCGGGCCCGAGATGATAGTGCCGATAGACATGTACATCCCCGGCTGTCCACCGAGTCCGGAGGAGATACTCTACGGCGTGGCCCAGCTCCTCGGCATCAAGGAGAAGAAGATGAAAGGTGAATACTGGATTGCGCTCCCGCCGAAGGAGACGCCCAAGGCCGAGAACGAGGTTGAGTTTAGAATCCCGAACAGGCCGATACCTCTCCGCTACTGGCTTACCCTTCGCGAGGAGCTCAGGCGCGTCATAGGCTACTACGACAGGGAAGCGGTTCTCAACGACTTCATCGAGCTCGTTGATAGGGCCTTCAAAGAGAGCCCCGAGAACCCGAGGGAGAAGCTCCACGACCTCGTCACAGGATACTTCCTCAAAGAGAAGGACTCCAGGGTTGGCTTTGCAATGCGTTTCCTTGAGAACGAGTTCTGGCGCCTCTACGATGAGTACCGCTCCCTGGGAGAGGCCCTCAGGAAGAAATACCCCGTTACGGCGGGTGTCTGAGGTGCCCTGGAAGCTCTACCGCCTCAAGTACGTGGACTACCCGGAGTACTCGGCGAGGATTACGGGACATTACGCGGGCGATCTGCTGCTGATAGAGGAGGAAGGGGAGCTCAGCGAAGAGGCAGTGAAGGTTATTAAGAGCACGCTGGGGGTTGCCGATGACGCAAGGGAGTTCGAGATAACGCCAAGGGACATCATGAAGCTGCCGATTGAGAAACTACCGGAAGGGGACAGGAACCTCCTGCTGGAGGCAGCCGGAAAGCTCGACGCGGAGAGCCGGCTTCACGTGGAGTACCGCTACCGGCCGAGCTTCGATTGAGATCTTATCTTTAACTTTTTGGAGGTGAAAACGTGAGGAGGATTGATGAGGCGAAGAAGGAACTTCTCAGGAGGCTGAAGGACTTCTACGGGGATAATCTCGTTTCGGTGGTGTTCTACGGCAGACACCTTAAAGACCCGGAGTTCCCTGAGATAGACGTTATGGTCATCATCGAGCACGCCTACGACCCGGTGAAGATGAACCGCGTCGCCGACTTTGTCGAGAACATCAGGGACCCGATAGAGGAGAAGTACGGCTACCATGTCTCATTCGAGCTATACACGCGTGAGGAGGCGGAGAACTTCCACTCCGGCTACCTTGACGTCGTGGTGAACTACGAGGTTGCCTACGACAGGGAGGACTACTTCCAGAATCTCATAAGCGATATGCTGAACCCAAAGAAGGCGATGGACTACGTGAAGTACATCAGCACTATTGAATACATCCAGCTGGACGAGGAAGGGAAGGAGTAAAAATCAGTCAAAAGGCCTTTGGGTATTCCTCAGATTTTGGTCCTAATTTAACTTTTGCCTAAAGGCCTTTCGGGGATAAACGAAAAACTTTAAAAAGGTTCGTTAGACAAACCGAATGGACTTTAACCCGACTGGGGGGTCAGTCATGATAGACCTTCTCGTAACATTAGCCTTCGTAGTCCCGCTCATCGGTGGGTTAATCCTCTTCAAGCTCGACGAGAGAAAGGCCGACATCGTGATGCTAGGTTCATTTCTCACTGCGATGATAGCCCAGCTTGGGGTCGCTCTCCTGTATCTTAAAACCCATGAGGAACTAATCCACATAACCTACCTAAGAAGCACCCAGTTCGGCGAAGTCTATGGCATAATAATAGACCCCATGAGCGTTCTAATCGGAACGGTCGTTGCAGTTGCTGGCTTCATATTCATGTTCTACGGCGTCGAGTACATGAGCGAAAGAAACGTCGGCCACCCCGGAGGAAAGGGAAGGGGCCTCTTCTACGCCTGGATGACCCTTTTCGAGGGGGCAACACTCGGCTTCATATACTCCTCGACCTTCCTCGGCCTGCTCATCTTCTTCGAGCTTATGGGACTGGCCTGTTGGGGCGTCGTTAGTTTTTACAACACTCCCGCAGGCAGGAGGGCGGGCTTCAAGGCCTTCATAATTCCGAACGTAGGGGCTATGATAGGCTTCTACACGGCCATTTACATCGGCCTCACCCAGCTCCACGATTTGAGCCTGTTTTCGCTTTCCAAGGTCTCCCCCGACGTCAAGCCATGGCTCTTCCTCGCCCTGCTCATAGCGGGATACACCAAGAGCGCCCAGTTCCCGACCTACTCGTGGATTCCGGACGCGATGGAGGCGCCGACTCCAGCGAGCGCTTTCCTCCACGGCGCGGCGATGGTTGAGATGGGCGTTTACCTCGTCGCGAGGGTTATCCAGTTCATAGGGCCTTTGCCAGTCTGGATTTTCTACTTCATGGCCGTAATGGTCTCCCTCACGCTCCTAATCCCGATACTCAACTACCCCGTCCAGAAGGACGCGAAGAGGCTTTTGGCATACTCAACGGTGGCAGAGGCGGGAATAATGTTCGTTGGCCTGACCTACGCCGTCCTCGGCCTTACTGGAAAGGCCCCTGGGTTCGACATCGGCCTCAAAGCCGCGATGTTCCAGCTGACAACCCACGCCTTCGTCAAGGGCCTTGCCTTCCTCACCGCTGGAACCTTCACGTACTCCCTCGGAACCCTCGACCTGAGGCGGATAAGCGGTCTCAGGGAAATACTGCCGATAAACGGCCTCGCTTGGACGGTGGCACTCCTCGGTTTAGCGGGCCTCCCCCCGATGGGAATAGCATTCAGCAAGGCAGAACTGCTGACTAACCTGAGCCTCATCAGGGTCTCCGCTCTGGCCTGGCTCCCGATACTGATGGTGCTGGCTGATTCGGCCGTCTTCCTCTGGGTCGGCCTCAAGTGGATAACGAGAAACGTCTTTGGCAGGCCCAGCGTTGAGAGAGCCCCAACCCACCCGATAATAACGGCCTCTCTGGTCACCCTCATCGTCCTGACGCTGGTCTCGGCTTACCTCGCCTACCCGCTCGTTGAGGAGATAACATTCTACGGGGTGGTACCATGAGCCTCTACTTCCTGGAGCTGGCCCTCGGACTGCTCTTCATAGCGGCTCTGGTCGGCCTCTTCACCGGAAAGAGAGTAGCTTACGCCTTCACGTTCCTCTCTTCACTGGCACTCTTCGGAGTCTCAATTGAAGGCCTCAAAGGCCTTGAGGGCGAGATTATACCTTTCCTCCCTACGACGGTTAAAATAGACTCCCTCTCGGCCCTTTTCCTCTTTGTCGTAGCTTTCACGGCATTGGCTCTTTCACTCTACGTCCCCTCCTACGAGGTCAGGGGCAACGTCAGATTTCTGACAATGGCCACCAACATGGCCCTCCTTTCGGCGGTTCTCTTCCTTGTAACTGACAACCTTGAAAGACTTACTCTCGCCTACGAGCTCTTTGCGGTGTTTACCGTGGTCATGGTGCTCGCCTCTGAAACGAGAGGTTCAAGGAAGGCCACCTGGCGTTACCTGGTTCTCACGCAGGTCTTCGGGATAATCCCCCTTCTGGTGGTCAGCGGGCTTGCCTACGGTGCAGTGGGAGATTTGCACCACTTGACTTTCCACGCCCTCCACGAAAACCTTGGAAAGCTCCCCATGGGCCCTGCATTCCTCGTGGCCCTCTTCCTCTCGGCTTCCCTCGTCAGGAGCGGGGCGTTTCCGTTCCATGTCTGGGTTCCGAGGGTTTACCGCTCACTTCCAAGCCCATTTATTCCGGTCTTCCTCATCGGTGAGGGCCTTGGTGTCTACCTGCTCCTGAGGGTTGCCCACTTCATCATTCCGACGGGTGAGGCCTTCGGATACGTCGTTGCGTTCGTAGGGACGGTAACGGCCTTTGCCACCCTCTACTCCTTCAGGGAAATCAGGCTCAAGCGCAAGTTCGCATACCACAGCGTTATGGACGTTGGAATAGCCTACTTCGCCCTCGGTAGCTCCCTCGTTCTCAAAGGAAGTTTCCTCGGAACCGTTGCCCTCCTCGGAGCGTTGCTTCACGTCCTCTACCAGATCCTCTACAAGAGCGCCTTCTTCTTCGGCCTCGGCGCAATAGAGCACTACGGCGAGGAGCCCAACATATGCTCAATAAGGAAGCTCCTTAAGGGCCATGTCATGGCTTTCCTCGTCTCGCTCTCCGTGTTCTCAATGGCAGGAGTCCCGCCGCTTTCGGCGTTCGTGAGCAAGTGGCTGATCTACACCGCCTCGATGGGCACGACCAACGTCCTCCTCTGGCTCATGGTCGTCACGGTGGCTTTCCTTGGGATATTCCCGCTGGCTTCGATAATCCAGGTCAGGAGGGTAAACAGGCTCCTCTGTAAGAGAGAGGTAGAGAGGGAAGAGGTTCCCTTTGTGATGAGGGCGGTAACCGGAGCTGTTGCACTTGTAAGCTTCACCGTGGCGGTGTTTCCGTTCATTCTGCTTCCCTGGCTGACGGGATCGGTGGAGGGGCTCGGTTACCCGTTGCCCGAGAATCCTGTGGAGCTATTCTTTGGAGGACCTAGCTCCTTCATCGCACTCGCTACGCTTATCGCTACCGTGTACACGGGCTTGAGGATAGGCAGAATGCCAACCGAGCGTGTAAGCGAGCTCCTCCTCATATTTTACAACATGGGCGACATTCTCAGATTCACGGCCGACTACTTCATCTCAGCGGGCAAGGACTTTTACCTCAAACGCATACTCCCCATCATAAAGGTCGTTCCGAGGCATGAGTTACCTCTCATCAAGGACTACGACGATGCCCTCGATTACCCCATCAGACACCTCGACGAGGCCATGTTTATGCCCATCATAAGGGCCGTTGGGAAACTCGCCCAGTGGGGTAAATCACGGAACCCCGACATGAACACGCTCATGAGCGGTTTTGCGATAGCAATGGCCGTGGTAATAATCCTCCTGGGGGTGTTTGCATGAACGTTGAGGCCGTTTTCCTTAACGTCCTGTACTTCGCCGCTGTCATTTACACCCTTGCCTTCGTCCTCTACGGAATTAGGGCAATTAAGGGGCCGACAACTGCTGATATTATCCTTGCCGTTGACTGTCTCTCATTTGATATGGCCGCCTTCATGGTTGTGCTGGGGATTTACTTCAAGTCAATAATGCTCGCGAGCGGTGCGATAATACTCACCCTCTGGGCCTTCATGCTGGACATCTACTACACGAAATACGTCCTCTACGGGGAGGTGGAGGTATGATCCTAGAGAACATCGTCTTCATAATCGGCTCAATAGCCATACTCCTCGGGGCGGTTTACGACCTAATAGCGGCTATAGGCCTGCTCCGCTTCCCCGACTTCTACATGAGGACTCATGCAGCTACCGTTGGGACGATTGGGGGTGCGGTGTTGCCCGTCTTCGGGGCGGGACTGGTGGCGCTCGTCTACCACCCCCTTGGCTCCCAGAGGTTCTTTATGGCCGGAATAGCGTTTACCGTGGGTGTCCTTATCCTTCTGATAGCGCCCACCGGAACGCACTCAATAGTTTCAGCGGTTTACTTCGGAAGGGTCGGAAAGAAGCCGCCGCTGGTCGTCGACCAGCTTGAGGAAGACCTGCCGAAGAGAGAGGACGTTGCAGAGCTTGTTCACGAGCACGAGGAGCTTCCGGGTGAGGAAGAGGAGCCGAAGTTCACATTCAGGAGGTTGATGAAATGATTGAGCTACACTTCCTAATCTTGGCGATAGTTGTTTCCTTCGGCTTCGTCTTCAGCTACCTGGCAATGAAGGAGCACGACCTGCTAAAGGCCTTAGCTTTGAGTTCAGTACAGTCAACCTTCTTCGCCCTCGGCTTCTACATACTGGCCGCGCCCGATATAGTCCTGGCATACCTTGCGATAGCCGTCGGTGCATATACGGCTCTTGTGATCCTCGCCATAAGCAAAACGGAGCGCTACGAGGTGGGAGAATGAAGAGGGACGTCGTAGTCGCCGTCTCATTCCTGCTTGCCTTCCTGTTCATAGCCTACGCGGTGACTGTGGAGAATGTCCTCGGTTTGGGGGGAGCCGAGCTCAGGCCCCTCGGGGAGTTTTATCTAAGCCATTCCTTCGCCCACGAGGGCCTGACCAGCCACAGCCCGGAGGTCGTCACCGCGATAGTGTGGAATTACAGGGGCTTTGATACCCTCTTCGAGACATTCGTTTTCTTCCTGGCGATTATGGGGGCCTTCAGCGTGCTGAGGCTGACGAGCGAGCAGGAGAAGATAGTAAAGGAGCTTGAGGCCAGTGAACCGCACAGGCATATGGATTTGATAACAAGGGCAATTACCAAGCTAGTGGTTGTCATGATAGTGGCCATATCTGCCTCGATAGCGCTCCACGGTCATTTAACTCCCGGTGGTGGGTTCCAGGGCGGTTCGGCAATGGCCGTTGCCTCGCTGCTCCTCTTCGCGGTCTTCTCGAAGTTCACCATTGAGAGAAAGGGCCTCACCGTGAAGCACACGGTTTCGGCTTACGCCCTCGGCCTGGCTTTAATCCTAGCCACCGTCCTCGCCCCCCTCTTCCTCTACGGCGGTAAGGTGCTCGAAATAAACCTCCTGCCTGGGGAAATGGGTCTCTTCAACCTCGACGTCGGCGAGTACTTGGCGGTGACCTTTGGCTTTCTCACGGTGTTCCTCGTGCTCGGCGTTTCGGAGTGGATATTCAAGACAGTCCTCAGGGGGGAGATGAATGATTGACCTTCTCCTTGCCTACATTACACTGACGCTCTTCGGCATGGTGTTCCTTGGGATATACGGCGTGGTTACGCGCTCCAACTTAATCAAGAAGATCATAATGCTCAACGTCCTGGGCGACGCGGTGAACATGCTCTTCATCCTGATCGGCTACCGCCTCGTCTTTCCAGTGTTTCCCCCTATCTACGAGGAGCACTTGAGCTTTGAAGAGTTCCTGAGCAGGGCAGTTGATCCCGTCCCCCAGGCTCTGGTTCTGACGGCGATAGTCATTGGAATGGCAATGAACATACTGCTTACAACCTACGCCATACAGTTCTACCGCCTTCACGGGACGGTTGACGCGAGGGACATAGCTGAGATAATGGGGGGTGAGAACGAATGAACGTGAGGAGGTTTTCTCCAGCGACCTTCTTTATAGTCCTTGCCACCTATCTGTTCTACACTGGCTCGGCGACGGAGTACGACCTGATAACAGGCAGTATAGTTGCGTTTATAGTTTCCGTAATAGTGGGCCACTGGCTCGTGAAGAACGAGCTCAAGTTCTTCTCGCCGAAGAGGTGGCTCTACGCAATCGTATACTTCCTCCGCTACTTCTTCATCGAGGAGACCAAGACGCACATTGACGTCGCGAAGAGGGTCTTCACCCTCAAGGCCAACCCTGGCATCGTGAGAATCCCTCTTGAAGTGGAAAACGACTACGGAAAGGTTCTCGTTGCGAACTCGATAACCAACACGCCTGGAACGGTTGTCGTTGACATAAGCGACGACGGTAAGTGGCTCTACGTCCACTGGATTGACGTTTCCACGCTCGACGAGAAGGAAGTGAAAGAAAACGTGGTTGCTTACTTCGAGGACTACGCGAAGAAAATCTTCGACTGAGGTGATAGCATGCAGGTCGGAATAGTCCCGATTATCCCACTCGGCTTTGCGTTCTTCCTTCCCTTCATAGCCTTCATAACGGGCAGGAGAAGGGGCGTTGTAATAGCCTATTCCTTGGTGGGCCTGTTGGCGACGTTCATATCCGCCCTGTGGCTGTTCAATGAGGTCTACTCCTCAAATGGGCCCTTGGTATATGCCTTGGGCAACTGGATAGCCCCAATCGGCATAGTCCTCGAAGTTGATTTAATGGGGGCAATCCTGGTTCTTTTAACGGCCTTCCTTTTCCTCATGGCGGGAATTTACGCCGTCGAGTATCTTTCGCACGACCACGGCATTGAGTTCTTCTATACTTCCCTCCTCGGCCTTGAAGCAGGACTCATCGGCCTGTTCATGACTGGAGATGCCTTCAACACCTTCGTCATGCTCGAGGTCACGGGGGCGAGCGCCTACGCCCTTGTGGGCTTTTACAGGAGCAGGAGTGAGGCGGTTGAAGGTGCCTTCAAGTACGGTATAAGCGGTGCAACGGCCACTACTCTCTACTTCCTTGCCCTCGGCTTCATCTACGCCTCCTTTGGGACCCTCAACATGGCCGACTTAAGCGCCAAGTTCCACGGGATTTCCTTCCCGGTAACTACCAAGCTCTTCGGCGACCCGACGCTTGCGCTGGGAATTTTCTTCGCCTTAACCCTTGCAATGGTGATGATCAAGAGCGCCATCTTCCCCGGCCATTACTGGCTTCCCTACGCCCACTCGGCGGCTCCTTCTCCAGTTTCGGCTTTATTGAGCGGACTCGTCGTCAGCGGTGGGGTCTATCTGCTCGCGCGCTATCTCTACACGGTTTTCTATGGCCTCCCGTTCTGGAAAACTCTTTCGGTAGTTCTCCTAGCCCTCGGAGCCGCTTCGGCCCTGCTATCCTCAATAATGATGGTGGTGCAGAAGGACGTGAAGAGGCTGGTGGCGTACTCGACAATACTCCACATGGGATACCTCATCATGGGTCTGGGCGTCGGGACTCAGCTGGCGCTTACGGCGGTTCTCTACCACACAGTCAACCATGCAATCGCCAAGGGTATGCTCTTCCTCTCAGTGGGGGCCTTCATACACCATGCGGGAACGAGGAAGATAGACGAGCTCGCCGGAGTCGGCAGGGAGATGCCGCTCACAACGGCGCTCTTCGCCCTAGCAACGCTCAGCCTCATCGGTGTTCCACCCCTCAACGTCTTCTTCAGCAAGATGCTGATTTTCAACGCCCTCCTCCAGGTGAACCCACTGGCTGCTTCGGTGGTGGTAATAACGAGCGCTATAGCCGCGTGGGCTTACTTCGGGCTCTTCGTGACCCTCTGGCGCGGAAAGCCCGTAGAGAGTCACCACCACGAGCACGAAAAGCATGAAGGCGAGGAACCGGAGAGGCACGATGTTCCGCTCTTCGTGGCTGTGAACTTAGTCCTCGGAATCCTGGTGATCGTCCTCGGCGTTCTGGCGCCGGTGATAATAGACAAGTTCTTCAACCCTGCCGCAGTTCAGGCAATGGATTACCAGAGCTACATCGAAGCAGTGCTTAACTACTCGAAGGTGGTGTTTGGATGATCGGGGCAGTCCTTGCGGGTGGAAGGGGCAGACGCTTCGGCGACGATAAGCTACTCTACAAAATCAATGGTAGGCCTTTGATTCTTTACACAATCGAGAAGCTTGAAATGGCCAAGACGATGGACGAGATAGTTTTAATCGCGTCAAAGAACAACGCGGAAAGGCTAAGGAAGCTGGGCTACCATGTGGTCGTTGATAACCTGCTGATAGGCCCGATGGGAGGAGTTTACACAGCGTTGGGCCTTGGAGACGCCTTTGTAGTTGCTGGGGACATGCCCCTTCTAGTCCCGGAGTTCGTTGATTTCATTGTCTCTAACTTCAAAAAGAGCGGAAAAATCGCCTGCGTGCCGAGGTGGGAGAACGGCTACCTCGAACCCCTCCACGCCGCTTATTCCAGGGCCTTCCGCGAAGTCCTTGAGGAGAAGATAAAAGCCGGAAACTACGCCCTCAACAGGGCAATCCGCGAGGTTAATCCCTGCTACCTCCCGATAGAGTCCCTCCCCGAGGAGTGGCGCGAGAGTTTCTTCAACGTGAACACGAGAGAGGATTTGGGGAGGCTACAAAAGGGCTAAATATCATGCTCTCCAAAGTTTGGTGTGAGACCCATGGGCATGAAGATGCTTTCTTCCTCTACGAGCTGTTCAAAGAGAAAATTGACCGGAGGGCGCTCAATGACTACGCGAGGAGGCTCGGTGTTGAAGTTCCGTTCTAAGCGCGATTTGGAGGAGAGGCTCGCATTCATCAGGCTTTACGTGAAGAGGCTGAAGGAGAACCCCGATGAGGTCTTCAAACAGCAGGTGAGGCTTGTGAACTCTTTCCTTGCCTCCGCCAAGAGCTTCCCGCTGAGCAGGAGGAGTACCTGAAGATAAAAGGGGAACTGCGGAAGAGCTGACCTCCTTCCTGCCTTGAAGGGGGAGGGTTCGGCTTAACTCCTCGCCAGTGGCGGGGAGGTTTGCGGGTTCATTACCTACTCGTGTTGCCACTTTCGGCTCAGCCCGCGGGCCCGGTCTTGGGTC encodes the following:
- a CDS encoding complex I subunit 5 family protein, whose translation is MSLYFLELALGLLFIAALVGLFTGKRVAYAFTFLSSLALFGVSIEGLKGLEGEIIPFLPTTVKIDSLSALFLFVVAFTALALSLYVPSYEVRGNVRFLTMATNMALLSAVLFLVTDNLERLTLAYELFAVFTVVMVLASETRGSRKATWRYLVLTQVFGIIPLLVVSGLAYGAVGDLHHLTFHALHENLGKLPMGPAFLVALFLSASLVRSGAFPFHVWVPRVYRSLPSPFIPVFLIGEGLGVYLLLRVAHFIIPTGEAFGYVVAFVGTVTAFATLYSFREIRLKRKFAYHSVMDVGIAYFALGSSLVLKGSFLGTVALLGALLHVLYQILYKSAFFFGLGAIEHYGEEPNICSIRKLLKGHVMAFLVSLSVFSMAGVPPLSAFVSKWLIYTASMGTTNVLLWLMVVTVAFLGIFPLASIIQVRRVNRLLCKREVEREEVPFVMRAVTGAVALVSFTVAVFPFILLPWLTGSVEGLGYPLPENPVELFFGGPSSFIALATLIATVYTGLRIGRMPTERVSELLLIFYNMGDILRFTADYFISAGKDFYLKRILPIIKVVPRHELPLIKDYDDALDYPIRHLDEAMFMPIIRAVGKLAQWGKSRNPDMNTLMSGFAIAMAVVIILLGVFA
- a CDS encoding Na(+)/H(+) antiporter subunit B, whose protein sequence is MKRDVVVAVSFLLAFLFIAYAVTVENVLGLGGAELRPLGEFYLSHSFAHEGLTSHSPEVVTAIVWNYRGFDTLFETFVFFLAIMGAFSVLRLTSEQEKIVKELEASEPHRHMDLITRAITKLVVVMIVAISASIALHGHLTPGGGFQGGSAMAVASLLLFAVFSKFTIERKGLTVKHTVSAYALGLALILATVLAPLFLYGGKVLEINLLPGEMGLFNLDVGEYLAVTFGFLTVFLVLGVSEWIFKTVLRGEMND
- a CDS encoding monovalent cation/H+ antiporter complex subunit F, with amino-acid sequence MNVEAVFLNVLYFAAVIYTLAFVLYGIRAIKGPTTADIILAVDCLSFDMAAFMVVLGIYFKSIMLASGAIILTLWAFMLDIYYTKYVLYGEVEV
- a CDS encoding sodium:proton antiporter: MIDLLLAYITLTLFGMVFLGIYGVVTRSNLIKKIIMLNVLGDAVNMLFILIGYRLVFPVFPPIYEEHLSFEEFLSRAVDPVPQALVLTAIVIGMAMNILLTTYAIQFYRLHGTVDARDIAEIMGGENE
- the mnhG gene encoding monovalent cation/H(+) antiporter subunit G; the protein is MILENIVFIIGSIAILLGAVYDLIAAIGLLRFPDFYMRTHAATVGTIGGAVLPVFGAGLVALVYHPLGSQRFFMAGIAFTVGVLILLIAPTGTHSIVSAVYFGRVGKKPPLVVDQLEEDLPKREDVAELVHEHEELPGEEEEPKFTFRRLMK
- a CDS encoding hydrogenase subunit MbhD domain-containing protein gives rise to the protein MIELHFLILAIVVSFGFVFSYLAMKEHDLLKALALSSVQSTFFALGFYILAAPDIVLAYLAIAVGAYTALVILAISKTERYEVGE
- a CDS encoding NADH-quinone oxidoreductase subunit I, with the protein product MAESLSYTEKLKKWNRMEAGKFSEKAPVTTLYPFVEVEKPPEYRGIPHINPEKCIGCGACVNACPPDALILEWDKKRGVKRLTFNAARCIRCHRCVEVCPTGAMEPTNIFEIATDNKEDLVEVVEHKLAYCEECGEYLDFTERQIEYVKAILPKEILDMYALEDRIGLTQEAKMRKTVEKLRETEGNAYPAFILVKKGGEE
- a CDS encoding NADH-quinone oxidoreductase subunit B family protein, which translates into the protein MGRRLKSVWVYHVDAGSCNGCDIEVLDVLSPYYDLERLGVKVVPNPRHADALFITGPLTRQTRIMLKKAYEAMPPKPRIVVAIGTCASSGGIFYNSYALYNTSPQRGRDRLRSGGPEMIVPIDMYIPGCPPSPEEILYGVAQLLGIKEKKMKGEYWIALPPKETPKAENEVEFRIPNRPIPLRYWLTLREELRRVIGYYDREAVLNDFIELVDRAFKESPENPREKLHDLVTGYFLKEKDSRVGFAMRFLENEFWRLYDEYRSLGEALRKKYPVTAGV
- a CDS encoding hydrogenase large subunit → MVRTKDLEAHSEFECRACEKGHCRRADVNEILAERKGLREFYEAFKEHIRECKRMSYGQYQFVIDREVLPEAVLWWHNHPEFKETHLSTAVGTDERPLNGKFVYMPFLNVQVEPFNMDENYYVFLRAYLPADDPSFPSVAEKLPAALWIEREVKDLLGFNPVGHPDPRRLILPEDWPEGVYPLRKDMDYRHSPVTEPKTEFKETPKGTSLVPMGPVHAGIEEPAHFRLFVKGEEIVDVDYRGFYSHRGIEKTGEGRLTYNQVLFLAERICGICGYQHSVSYAMAVERLADVEIPDRARYIRTLLLELERIHNHLLWVGIAAHLVGYDTGFMHAWRIREPVMWLVERLTGNRKQYGMNIVGGVRRDLLDYRKEEVLKVVKQIREETKKFIDIALNTNTFIKRAEGVGILPYKVAKAYSVLGPTARASGRRIDTRLDQATKTATAYNEVDFKVPVYKEGDVLARVLVRMDELFESIWIVEQLIDQMPGGDIFTPIGSLPEYEEALGFTEAHRGEVVHYVMTGEKNKVYRWKVRAPTYNNLPAVPEMLRGYHVADAPLIIASIDPCYSCTERVQFVDVETGKVKVLTEAEFNELSIKYRGVF
- a CDS encoding hydrogenase 4 subunit D gives rise to the protein MIDLLVTLAFVVPLIGGLILFKLDERKADIVMLGSFLTAMIAQLGVALLYLKTHEELIHITYLRSTQFGEVYGIIIDPMSVLIGTVVAVAGFIFMFYGVEYMSERNVGHPGGKGRGLFYAWMTLFEGATLGFIYSSTFLGLLIFFELMGLACWGVVSFYNTPAGRRAGFKAFIIPNVGAMIGFYTAIYIGLTQLHDLSLFSLSKVSPDVKPWLFLALLIAGYTKSAQFPTYSWIPDAMEAPTPASAFLHGAAMVEMGVYLVARVIQFIGPLPVWIFYFMAVMVSLTLLIPILNYPVQKDAKRLLAYSTVAEAGIMFVGLTYAVLGLTGKAPGFDIGLKAAMFQLTTHAFVKGLAFLTAGTFTYSLGTLDLRRISGLREILPINGLAWTVALLGLAGLPPMGIAFSKAELLTNLSLIRVSALAWLPILMVLADSAVFLWVGLKWITRNVFGRPSVERAPTHPIITASLVTLIVLTLVSAYLAYPLVEEITFYGVVP
- a CDS encoding Na+/H+ antiporter subunit E gives rise to the protein MNVRRFSPATFFIVLATYLFYTGSATEYDLITGSIVAFIVSVIVGHWLVKNELKFFSPKRWLYAIVYFLRYFFIEETKTHIDVAKRVFTLKANPGIVRIPLEVENDYGKVLVANSITNTPGTVVVDISDDGKWLYVHWIDVSTLDEKEVKENVVAYFEDYAKKIFD